The following proteins are co-located in the Vallicoccus soli genome:
- a CDS encoding peptide ABC transporter substrate-binding protein: MRGLERARWAVGVASIALLATACGGGDDDNAGGSGGDSAGGPSGTVTIQNGEPQNPLVGFNTNETEGGLVVDSITTGLVEYDVEDGSPVMAVAESIETDDNTTYTVTLKDWTFHDGSPVTANSFVDAWNYGAYGPNAQLNSYFFEPIQGYTEVQGEDANGDETITADEAPVTEMSGLKVVDDKTFTITLTAPASSFINRLGYSAFVPLPESFFEDPEAYGEEPVGNGPFRFVSWDHDVQIDVEAWEDYPGERPAQVQAVQFKVYTDSDAAYADLTSGNLDIVDTLPTSALAGEQFKSDLGEGRYVEQPEGVFQSFTLPQYLPEYADPNLGKALSLAIDRESITQTIFNGGRTPATGWVAPVVEGYVEGQCGEFCTYDPAKAKEYFAQTDFQGPLTIGYNADGDHKAWVDATCNSIKNAIGLDCQGQPTPDFATFREAITNREEDGAFRTGWQMDYPSIENFLAPLYATGASSNDGEYSNPQFDQLLQQAASAEGEESLELYQQAERLLAEDMTVIPLWYSTLQAGWSERLENVRFTPFGTPDLQGITVSE; this comes from the coding sequence GGCGACTCCGCCGGCGGCCCCAGCGGCACGGTCACCATCCAGAACGGTGAGCCGCAGAACCCGCTCGTCGGCTTCAACACCAACGAGACCGAGGGCGGCCTCGTGGTCGACTCGATCACCACGGGCCTCGTGGAGTACGACGTCGAGGACGGCTCGCCGGTGATGGCGGTCGCCGAGTCCATCGAGACCGACGACAACACCACCTACACGGTGACGCTCAAGGACTGGACGTTCCACGACGGCAGCCCGGTGACGGCGAACAGCTTCGTCGACGCCTGGAACTACGGCGCCTACGGCCCGAACGCCCAGCTCAACTCGTACTTCTTCGAGCCCATCCAGGGCTACACCGAGGTGCAGGGCGAGGACGCCAACGGCGACGAGACCATCACGGCCGACGAGGCCCCGGTCACGGAGATGTCCGGCCTCAAGGTCGTCGACGACAAGACCTTCACCATCACGCTGACCGCCCCGGCGTCCTCGTTCATCAACCGCCTCGGCTACTCGGCGTTCGTGCCGCTGCCGGAGTCCTTCTTCGAGGACCCGGAGGCCTACGGCGAGGAGCCGGTCGGCAACGGCCCGTTCCGCTTCGTCAGCTGGGACCACGACGTGCAGATCGACGTCGAGGCCTGGGAGGACTACCCGGGCGAGCGCCCGGCGCAGGTCCAGGCCGTGCAGTTCAAGGTCTACACCGACTCCGACGCGGCGTACGCCGACCTGACGAGCGGCAACCTCGACATCGTCGACACGCTGCCGACGTCGGCGCTGGCCGGCGAGCAGTTCAAGTCCGACCTCGGCGAGGGCCGCTACGTCGAGCAGCCCGAGGGCGTGTTCCAGTCCTTCACGCTGCCGCAGTACCTGCCGGAGTACGCCGACCCGAACCTCGGCAAGGCGCTGTCGCTGGCGATCGACCGCGAGTCGATCACCCAGACCATCTTCAACGGCGGCCGCACCCCGGCCACCGGCTGGGTCGCCCCGGTCGTCGAGGGCTACGTCGAGGGCCAGTGCGGCGAGTTCTGCACCTACGACCCGGCCAAGGCGAAGGAGTACTTCGCCCAGACCGACTTCCAGGGCCCGCTGACCATCGGCTACAACGCCGACGGCGACCACAAGGCCTGGGTCGACGCGACCTGCAACAGCATCAAGAACGCCATCGGCCTGGACTGCCAGGGCCAGCCGACGCCGGACTTCGCCACCTTCCGCGAGGCGATCACGAACCGCGAGGAGGACGGCGCCTTCCGCACCGGCTGGCAGATGGACTACCCGTCGATCGAGAACTTCCTCGCCCCGCTCTACGCGACCGGCGCCTCCTCGAACGACGGCGAGTACAGCAACCCGCAGTTCGACCAGCTCCTGCAGCAGGCCGCCTCGGCCGAGGGCGAGGAGTCGCTCGAGCTCTACCAGCAGGCCGAGCGCCTGCTGGCCGAGGACATGACGGTCATCCCGCTCTGGTACAGCACCCTCCAGGCCGGTTGGTCCGAGCGCCTCGAGAACGTCCGGTTCACGCCCTTCGGCACCCCGGACCTGCAGGGCATCACCGTCAGCGAGTGA
- a CDS encoding ABC transporter permease, translated as MGRYVLRRLLQMIPVVIGTTLLIFLVVYALPGDPFAGKCGDRPCPEAYVQAERARLNLDDPVFVQYGKYMLNLLQGDFGTTSAQRPVLELVTSAYQVTLKLAFVAIVFELVIGILAGVLAGLRRGSFLDNLVLVSTLFVVSIPVFVIGFVLQLVLGVQLGWFPATVGAGAPWGDLLMPGFVLGSLSLAYVARLTRGSIAENLRSDYVRTAVAKGLPRSRVVGVHTLRNSLIPVITFIGADFGTLLGGAIITEGIFNINGVGGLTFRAITTRENATVVAVVTLLVLVFLLVNLLVDLLYGVLDPRIRHE; from the coding sequence ATGGGCCGCTACGTGCTGCGGCGCCTGTTGCAGATGATCCCGGTGGTCATCGGTACGACGCTGCTGATCTTCCTCGTCGTCTACGCGCTGCCGGGCGACCCGTTCGCCGGCAAGTGCGGGGACCGCCCGTGCCCCGAGGCCTACGTGCAGGCCGAGCGGGCCCGGCTGAACCTCGACGACCCGGTGTTCGTCCAGTACGGCAAGTACATGCTGAACCTGCTGCAGGGCGACTTCGGGACGACGTCGGCGCAGCGGCCCGTGCTCGAGCTCGTGACGAGCGCGTACCAGGTGACCCTGAAGCTGGCGTTCGTCGCGATCGTCTTCGAGCTCGTCATCGGCATCCTGGCCGGCGTGCTCGCCGGCCTGCGCCGCGGCAGCTTCCTGGACAACCTCGTGCTCGTCTCGACGCTGTTCGTCGTGTCGATCCCGGTCTTCGTCATCGGCTTCGTGCTGCAGCTCGTCCTCGGCGTCCAGCTGGGGTGGTTCCCCGCGACGGTCGGGGCGGGGGCGCCGTGGGGCGACCTGCTCATGCCGGGCTTCGTCCTCGGCTCGCTGTCGCTGGCGTACGTCGCCCGCCTCACCCGCGGGAGCATCGCGGAGAACCTGCGCTCGGACTACGTGCGCACCGCCGTGGCCAAGGGCCTGCCGCGCTCGCGCGTCGTCGGGGTCCACACCCTGCGCAACTCGCTCATCCCCGTCATCACCTTCATCGGCGCCGACTTCGGCACCCTGCTCGGCGGCGCGATCATCACCGAGGGCATCTTCAACATCAACGGCGTCGGCGGCCTGACCTTCCGGGCCATCACGACCCGCGAGAACGCCACCGTCGTGGCCGTGGTGACCCTCCTCGTGCTGGTCTTCCTCCTCGTCAACCTGCTCGTCGACCTGCTCTACGGCGTGCTCGACCCCCGGATCCGCCATGAGTGA
- a CDS encoding ABC transporter permease, which yields MSDPRTAGAATDPVDNQHSAPDVDPVTPATYDAAEHRPRSLAGDAVRDLVRNPLFAVSAVLIAILVVMAAFPQLFTDQRPGTAGFCNLANSRQGPSSQAWFGYDLQGCDVYTLTIYGARASILVGILGTGFALLLGLLAGVASGFYGGWVDTLISRITDIFFGIPSLLGALLVLVSFPPGDSALSSILTVTVALGILGWTSMARIMRATVIQVKQADYVQAARALGARGGRIILRHVLPNGLAPVLVYATIALGVFIAAEASLSFLGVGLQPPTVSWGIALSDARNFIRQSPHMLLFPGAFLSVTVLAFIMLGEAVRDAFDPKLR from the coding sequence ATGAGTGACCCGCGCACCGCCGGTGCCGCCACCGACCCCGTCGACAACCAGCACTCCGCGCCCGACGTCGACCCGGTCACGCCGGCGACGTACGACGCGGCGGAGCACAGGCCGCGCTCGCTCGCGGGCGACGCGGTGCGCGACCTGGTCCGCAACCCGCTGTTCGCCGTCTCGGCGGTGCTCATCGCGATCCTCGTCGTGATGGCGGCGTTCCCGCAGCTGTTCACCGACCAGCGCCCCGGCACGGCGGGCTTCTGCAACCTCGCCAACAGCCGGCAGGGCCCGTCCTCCCAGGCGTGGTTCGGCTACGACCTGCAGGGCTGCGACGTCTACACGCTGACGATCTACGGCGCGCGCGCCTCGATCCTCGTGGGCATCCTCGGCACCGGCTTCGCGCTGCTGCTCGGCCTGCTCGCGGGCGTCGCGTCCGGCTTCTACGGCGGCTGGGTCGACACGCTCATCTCGCGGATCACCGACATCTTCTTCGGCATCCCGAGCCTGCTGGGCGCGCTGCTCGTCCTGGTCTCCTTCCCGCCGGGGGACAGCGCTCTCAGCTCGATCCTCACGGTCACGGTGGCGCTCGGCATCCTCGGCTGGACGTCGATGGCCCGCATCATGCGCGCGACCGTCATCCAGGTGAAGCAGGCGGACTACGTGCAGGCGGCGCGCGCGCTCGGCGCCCGGGGCGGGCGCATCATCCTGCGCCACGTCCTGCCGAACGGCCTGGCCCCCGTGCTCGTCTACGCGACGATCGCGCTCGGCGTCTTCATCGCCGCCGAGGCGAGCCTGTCGTTCCTCGGCGTCGGCCTGCAGCCGCCGACGGTGTCGTGGGGGATCGCGCTGTCCGACGCGCGCAACTTCATCCGCCAGTCGCCGCACATGCTGCTGTTCCCCGGCGCGTTCCTGTCCGTCACGGTGCTCGCGTTCATCATGCTCGGCGAGGCCGTGCGCGACGCGTTCGACCCGAAGCTGCGCTGA